In Miscanthus floridulus cultivar M001 chromosome 5, ASM1932011v1, whole genome shotgun sequence, one genomic interval encodes:
- the LOC136452301 gene encoding arabinogalactan peptide 2-like: MGFRQPHSSSRSLQQNPSCSRSGAATSSSVDSMARVSAAARAVIAAFVALAALATAASAAEAPAPAPVSGAAALSAPIFVCFLAALLAAFLAHH; this comes from the coding sequence ATGGGCTTCCGCCAACCCCATTCCTCCTCACGCAGCCTCCAGCAGAACCCTAGCTGCTCCCGCTCCGGCGCCGCCACCTCGTCGTCCGTCGATTCGATGGCCCGCGtctccgccgccgcccgcgccgtgATCGCCGCCTTCGTGGCCTTGGCCGCGCtggccaccgccgcctccgccgccgaggccccggccccggccccggtGTCCGGCGCGGCCGCCCTCTCGGCGCCGATCTTCGTCTGCTTCCTCGCGGCGCTGCTCGCCGCCTTCCTCGCCCACCactga